The proteins below are encoded in one region of Oncorhynchus masou masou isolate Uvic2021 chromosome 15, UVic_Omas_1.1, whole genome shotgun sequence:
- the LOC135555525 gene encoding heme-binding protein 1-like: MFGMIKNTIFGNTEETDYKLLSSETKEGVSYEVRRYDGAKYASVSSEGRTFDQVTGELVRKLLVYIGGSNEQGEAMGTTAPVIITVYPRDDGVMSRRLVVSLRIPTNYQVSPPVPIDSAIRIEDRPGMTVYSLQFGGFAGETEYRAEASRLTKTLGETAPFQRKQYFCCTYDPPMKPYGRRNEVWFLQEEP, translated from the exons ATGTTTGGAATGATAAAGAACACAATTTTCGGGAACACCGAAGAAACGGACTACAAGTTGCTCAGCAGCGAGACCAAG GAGGGGGTCAGTTATGAGGTGCGGCGGTACGATGGTGCAAAGTATGCCTCAGTGAGCTCAGAGGGGCGGACCTTTGACCAGGTGACGGGGGAACTAGTGAGGAAGCTGCTCGTGTACATTGGGGGAAGCAACGAGCAAG GGGAGGCAATGGGGACGACAGCACCGGTTATCATCACAGTATATCCCAGGGACGACGGTGTGATGTCACGCCGTTTGGTGGTTAGCCTCAGGATTCCCACCAACTACCAAGTCAGTCCCCCTGTGCCCATCGACAGTGCCATCAGAATCGAGGATCGACCCGGCATGACTGTCTACTCACT GCAGTTTGGAGGCTTCGCAGGGGAGACTGAGTACCGTGCAGAGGCCTCTCGCCTAACCAAAACTCTTGGTGAGACTGCCCCATTTCAGCGGAAACAGTACTTCTGCTGCACCTACGACCCGCCAATGAAACCCTACGGCCGACGCAACGAGGTGTGGTTCCTACAGGAGGAGCCATAA
- the LOC135555524 gene encoding WW domain-binding protein 2-like, protein MALNRNHSQNGGVLINNGESVLRECKNVELSFSDVTSKTDLLRGTKKGTVYLTPYRLVFVSSNAKDSLGSVMFPYYLMKGCSIEQPVFAANYIRGTVSAEAGGGWEGQASFKMSFSSGGAIELGQHLFKLATNASRAPPAQNGGASFGYPSPGVMNGYGPPPVPQNYPYESPPQQNGFYQPPPGNMGYPYPMAAAGMYPSAPAYMAPPPPYPGPPQNWAALPAGNAKAAEAAGSAYFNPNNPHNVYMPMEQPPPYAPSAPPAPYPGYPEKKNN, encoded by the exons TGTGTTGAGGGAATGCAAGAATGTGGAGCTGTCCTTCAGTGATGTCACCAGCAAGACAGACCTGCTGAGGGGGACCAAGAAAGGGACTGTTTACCTCACTCCATACAGG TTGGTGTTTGTGTCCAGTAATGCCAAGGACAGCCTGGGGTCTGTGATGTTCCCGTACTACCTGATGAAGGGCTGCAGCATTGAGCAGCCAGTCTTCGCCGCCAATTACATCAGGGGCACTGTGTCTGCTGAAGCTGGGG GAGGCTGGGAAGGCCAGGCTAGCTTCAAGATGTCTTTTTCCAGTGGGGGAGCCATCGAGTTAGGTCAGCACCTCTTCAAACTGGCAACAAATG CATCTCGTGCCCCTCCTGCTCAAAACGGAGGTGCCTCCTTTGGCTATCCCTCTCCTGGAGTGATGAATGGCTACGGCCCACCACCTGTTCCTCAGAACTACCCGTATGAATCCCCACCCCAGCAGAATGGTTTCTACCAGCCTCCCCCAGGCAACATGGGCTATCCCTACCCTATGGCAGCCGCAG GAATGTACCCATCTGCCCCTGCCTACATGGCCCCACCTCCCCCCTATCCTGGGCCCCCCCAAAACTGGGCTGCTCTCCCTGCAG GTAATGCCAAGGCAGCAGAGGCAGCAGGCAGTGCCTATTTCAACCCCAACAACCCCCACAATGTCTACATGCCCATG GAACAGCCTCCTCCCTATGCACCTTCTGCCCCTCCTGCTCCTTACCCAGGCTATCCAGAGAAGAAGAACAACTAA